The DNA sequence ATGGAGATTTTAAGACACATGAAATATAGAATTAGATAATCTAATAATAGTTCTAAAGCACATGATTTATAGTAAAATTAATAGTTTTTTGCTCATTATTTTAATAAAATTTTAGTTTTTAATTCTTAGCGATGAAAGGAAAATGATATAGAATTTGGTTTAATTTATTTTTTTATCTTAAAAAAATCTTAAAAAATAAAAATCTGAATTATTTATTTTAAGCTTTCATAATATTTAAAAAAAGAATTTAAAATTTTAATTTGAAGTGGTGGATTTAGCAGGACTCGAACCTGCGACCAACCGGTTATGAGCCGGTTGCTCTAACCAACTGAGCTATAAATCCATTTTAAAAGCGAGAATTATAACTTATTTTTGCTTAAAAATATTTTATTTATCTATCCAAAAATATCTGAATGTAATAAGATGTTGCAGTATTCCAAAAAAAATCATAAAAATAGTAAAAGAGCTTCCGCCATAACTAAAAAAAGGTAAGGGAATTCCAACAACTGGAGCAAAACCTATAGTCATGGAAATATTTACTGCAACATAAATAAAAATAAACAAGGCGACGCAATTAACCACTACTCGGGTAAAATAATCATTTTTAAGCTTATTGTTAAGACTTAAAAGATGAAAAATAAGTAAAACATATAATAAGATTAAAACCAATCCACCTAAAAATCCAAATCTCTCCACTAAATAGGCAAAAATAAAATCACTTGTAGATATAGGTAAAAAATTAAAATGTGTTTGAGTAGCTTCATCTTCTGATTTACCAGTAAGCCCCCCATTACCTATGGCTATCATTGATTGGGCAACTTGATAGCTTGGTTTTTCTGCTATAAAATCATGAATTCTTTGTTTTTGGTAAGGTTTTAAAAAATGTGTATAGATTATAGGTGAGCTAATACCTATAGCTATAATAATACTTAACCAAATTTTGTAATGAACTCCTATA is a window from the Campylobacter sp. RM10537 genome containing:
- a CDS encoding FtsW/RodA/SpoVE family cell cycle protein, with protein sequence MFILDRRILTHFDYMQPILFTPIILLSFFLIFEAHALLAEKQFVYTCVGTLAFFIFFFIPIRKLIWLIPIAYFINIFLLLSVDIFGVEKLGAKRWLEIPFTQFTIQPSEIFKPSFILMLAYLIYQNPPPHNGYRLKEFLKISFFIILPFLLIAKEPDLGSATVLLIVGFGVLFIIGVHYKIWLSIIIAIGISSPIIYTHFLKPYQKQRIHDFIAEKPSYQVAQSMIAIGNGGLTGKSEDEATQTHFNFLPISTSDFIFAYLVERFGFLGGLVLILLYVLLIFHLLSLNNKLKNDYFTRVVVNCVALFIFIYVAVNISMTIGFAPVVGIPLPFFSYGGSSFTIFMIFFGILQHLITFRYFWIDK